From a region of the Triticum aestivum cultivar Chinese Spring chromosome 7D, IWGSC CS RefSeq v2.1, whole genome shotgun sequence genome:
- the LOC123171421 gene encoding F-box/FBD/LRR-repeat protein At3g26920-like, with amino-acid sequence MDAPAPPSPAAHNLKKRKLDRLDEQEPPPESGRAGDGVGLDFINALPDDLLCTIISLLPTKDGARTQVLARRWRPLWRSAPLNLVADYSLSLQERKRVIYISKILADHPGPALRLSLPCLHERYRDKIDGWLRSQALTDLQELCFGYGPEATAPEAPSIPQSALRFAPTLRVARISYCYFPKLPAKSLNFPLLKQLSMYKVTISDLSASSLNFPHLRQLTTHEVTISGHALHSLLSGCFSLESLLLKDNVGFSGCHELIIEDASCLERLLPLSPDYGPSTVQIIRAPKLQMTVLLSNGTSKLHIGTTGFQEMPAINVTTIMQTVKFLVIDSVGPDLNAVIGFLKCCPCLERLYIISHLRKGMKNVRKYDTLDPIECLTLHLKSVVLQNYWGNKPDVDFAKFFILNAMVLEQMIFRTLNSCNDKWMSDQHRRLQMDNRASLDARFEFKRYFCRDWAWFHDNKHTHDLSVANPFADRFENTIL; translated from the exons ATGGATGCgccagcgccgccgtcgccggcggcgcACAACCTCAAGAAGCGCAAGTTGGACCGGCTGGATGAGCAAGAACCACCACCGGAGAGCGGCAGGGCCGGCGACGGGGTCGGCCTCGACTTCATCAACGCCCTTCCCGACGACCTCCTGTGCACCATCATCTCTCTCCTTCCCaccaaggacggcgcccgcacgcAGGTCCTCGCCCGCCGGTGGCGGCCCCTCTGGCGCTCCGCGCCCCTCAACCTTGTTGCCGACTATAGCCTCTCCCTCCAGGAGCGTAAGCGCGTCATCTACATCTCGAAGATCCTCGCCGATCACCCCGGCCCGGCCCTCCGCCTCTCGCTCCCCTGCCTCCATGAACGCTACCGCGACAAGATCGACGGCTGGCTTCGTTCCCAGGCCCTCACCGACCTCCAAGAGCTCTGCTTCGGCTACGGACCCGAGGCTACGGCCCCCGAGGC ACCCTCGATACCACAgtccgcgctccgcttcgcgccGACACTCCGCGTCGCCAGAATCAGCTACTGCTATTTCCCCAAGCTGCCTGCCAAGTCTCTGAATTTTCCGCTTCTCAAGCAGCTCAGCATGTACAAGGTCACCATCTCGGACTTGTCTGCGTCGTCTCTGAATTTTCCGCACCTCAGGCAGCTCACCACGCATGAGGTCACCATCTCGGGGCACGCTCTGCACAGCTTGCTCTCTGGCTGCTTTTCACTGGAAAGCCTCTTACTGAAAGATAATGTTGGTTTTTCTGGTTGTCATGAGCTGATCATCGAGGATGCCTCTTGCCTTGAGAGGTTGCTGCCACTCTCTCCAGACTATGGTCCCTCGACAGTCCAGATCATCAGAGCACCCAAGCTGCAGATGACGGTTTTGCTGTCAAATGGCACATCCAAACTCCATATTGGAACCACAGGTTTTCAG GAAATGCCTGCCATCAACGTGACAACCATCATGCAAACCGTGAAGTTTTTGGTTATCGACTCTGTTGGCCCTGATCTCAATGCAGTAATTGGCTTCCTCAAGTGCTGCCCCTGCCTAGAGAGGCTGTATATCATT TCGCACCTGAGGAAAGGAATGAAAAATGTGCGAAAATATGACACGCTGGATCCAATTGAATGCCTCACGCTCCATCTCAAAAGCGTGGTCTTGCAGAACTACTGGGGCAACAAGCCAGATGTGGACTTTGCCAAATTTTTCATCTTGAATGCAATGGTGCTAGAACAAATGATATTTAGAACCCTCAACAGCTGCAATGACAAATGGATGTCTGATCAACATAGGCGGCTGCAAATGGACAACAGAGCTTCTCTAGATGCTCGATTTGAATTCAAACGATATTTCTGTCGGGATTGGGCTTGGTTCCACGATAACAAGCATACCCATGATTTATCTGTGGCGAATCCCTTTGCTGATAGGTTCGAGAATACCATCCTTTGA